In Bacteriovorax stolpii, a single genomic region encodes these proteins:
- a CDS encoding TIGR02147 family protein, with the protein MEHTQPHTTTHESAAPTAIQPKNEKPVIYDYVDYRAFLSDSLAHIQTKNSKYSATAYVRQAGFGENSRGYFNLIMNGKRNLSSSTILGFARTLKLSEKETFHFENLVHYNQATTEKEKTLYFERINKNMKGKTSPAFELLKSQYNYFSQWYMVAIRELVSLDSFKEDYDFIAKKLRNKVAKKEIIEAINDLITLGLLGRDANGKLIQTDDLINFTDNSMNYTVVNALHSQFLDKAKETLSEDAYTNRSASCVVLATDKENFDKIREEVKAFREHIMNKYATNNAKVDCVLNLGIQLNHITTLE; encoded by the coding sequence ATGGAACACACACAGCCCCACACAACAACACACGAATCGGCAGCCCCCACTGCCATTCAACCGAAGAATGAAAAGCCCGTGATCTATGATTATGTGGATTATAGGGCTTTCCTTTCGGACTCTCTGGCGCACATCCAGACAAAAAACTCTAAGTACTCTGCAACTGCCTACGTAAGACAAGCTGGTTTCGGAGAGAATTCTCGTGGATATTTCAACTTGATCATGAACGGAAAAAGAAATCTTTCTTCTTCTACGATCCTGGGTTTCGCTCGTACATTAAAATTAAGTGAGAAAGAAACTTTCCACTTTGAGAATCTGGTTCACTACAACCAGGCGACAACTGAAAAAGAAAAGACCCTTTATTTCGAACGCATCAATAAGAACATGAAAGGTAAAACCTCTCCTGCGTTTGAACTATTAAAGTCACAGTACAACTACTTCTCTCAATGGTACATGGTAGCGATTAGAGAGCTTGTGTCTCTTGACTCATTTAAAGAAGACTACGATTTCATCGCTAAAAAGCTAAGAAATAAAGTAGCAAAAAAAGAAATCATCGAAGCTATCAATGACCTGATCACGCTAGGGCTTTTAGGCCGCGATGCCAACGGGAAATTGATCCAGACTGATGACTTGATCAACTTTACTGACAACTCAATGAACTACACTGTGGTGAATGCCCTTCACTCACAATTTTTAGATAAAGCAAAAGAAACGTTGAGCGAAGACGCTTACACTAACCGCTCGGCGAGCTGTGTAGTCCTGGCAACAGATAAAGAAAACTTCGACAAAATCAGAGAAGAAGTTAAGGCATTCAGAGAGCATATTATGAACAAGTATGCCACGAACAATGCCAAAGTTGACTGCGTACTAAACTTAGGAATCCAATTAAACCATATTACGACTTTAGAATAA
- a CDS encoding Type 1 glutamine amidotransferase-like domain-containing protein, with protein sequence MKIVLYSGGGEKENQFLNKRALELTGADVPKLTFIPSSSYDAEEDFKFFVEEFSKLGVQRFIHFCVDTPFTKTLLNEVLKSDLIFLGGGNTFYFLKHLKKNKMFGHFKKFLKRGGVLCGLSAGAIVLTPHVHTASFPHFDRDENPWDMKNLSAMRLVNFEFFPHYKNSKRYDAELKHHSKKSNLPLYACADGGGIIIEKDQLSFCGKSHVFFQGRKFTISSYLG encoded by the coding sequence ATGAAAATAGTTCTCTATTCCGGAGGCGGCGAAAAGGAAAATCAATTCCTTAATAAACGCGCCCTCGAACTCACTGGTGCTGATGTTCCTAAACTGACATTCATTCCTTCAAGCTCATACGATGCCGAAGAAGACTTTAAGTTCTTTGTAGAAGAGTTCTCAAAGCTTGGCGTTCAGCGTTTTATTCACTTTTGTGTAGATACGCCCTTTACTAAAACTCTTTTGAATGAAGTGTTAAAAAGCGACCTCATCTTTTTGGGAGGAGGGAACACTTTTTATTTCTTAAAACATTTAAAGAAGAACAAAATGTTCGGCCATTTTAAGAAGTTTCTTAAAAGGGGGGGAGTGCTTTGCGGTCTTTCGGCCGGGGCCATTGTCCTGACTCCACACGTGCACACCGCGAGTTTCCCGCATTTTGACCGCGATGAGAACCCATGGGACATGAAGAACCTCTCGGCCATGAGACTGGTCAATTTTGAGTTCTTTCCTCACTATAAAAACTCAAAGCGATATGATGCCGAATTAAAACACCATTCTAAGAAGTCAAATTTACCTCTATATGCCTGCGCAGACGGGGGAGGTATCATTATTGAGAAGGATCAACTCTCTTTTTGTGGGAAAAGTCACGTCTTTTTCCAGGGAAGGAAGTTTACCATTTCAAGCTACCTGGGGTAA
- a CDS encoding S8 family peptidase produces the protein MKLNFLLLALFSFFTATALAKTFPAKPEFDGYIIKFKQNASKRVGLHLKSFGVDSNVAETSFGTFAKIDKLPSKNSKDKSYIPSGDIEYVEPNWVVYKLDFFDPVFPMKDEYFREQWGLDYIGYTKLAAKQNSKKIKVAVIDTGVDYRHEDLQGQILINEAEANGEPDVDDDGNGHVDDIYGFDFENDDGDPMDDNAHGTHCAGVIAARHNSTGIAGLLPEGQILPIKILNAQGRSTVFAVVKAIDYAISRGVHIISNSYGSPEYSRAEEQAIKRADARGIVFVAAAGNEDSDNDSVPVYPANYDVPNIISVGAIDDVGKITDFSNYGRTTVDILAPGYEILSTIPNHKYTKMNGTSMATPLVAGMAGLLLDKNMTLSPAEVRKAIIDGGVSWGRPAQANEGRSIGGIANIGYSLNSVKSAYFSLEGSVAHSSSEASLEVSYKLKVENATLNANDLQLVAKYIKGNTQVEEYFDVGPGALTDTGGGILLEDFTNEEIFDPNFNPDINIEIYYKHRKLAEKKLNVRGKTSSLRMIMLESSLEKATAKVLIKYGAHENAELKIQPGPNYESYEIESDDVTNGSRNLVVIFKGLNKKAFTASQIFFESILIKESEIVGASKVQLVFSSIQDVSFEYIRVSYAYGTVGFKYVVYVPESLDGAHVKIDVFNEKTSGLIYSGSGFANNVGLTFVTDTENFGIDGWQFVGRKWFGVNDPINLIVKTYVDSRLIKTEKYPFPSISLDNLTVDHAITYFRHLVQGRFDLDSELREKRMTNMTSILAKLNDEEVKSYVAQKLNPYDGDSEGTILGKLILDKFNTSNKEPYKKLGEALEGAASNFSIFKRSAYKKLIKELKE, from the coding sequence ATGAAATTAAACTTCCTGCTTCTAGCTTTATTCTCATTTTTTACAGCTACAGCTTTAGCAAAAACATTTCCGGCAAAACCAGAGTTTGATGGATACATAATAAAGTTCAAACAGAATGCCTCAAAAAGAGTTGGACTTCACTTGAAATCATTTGGAGTAGATAGCAATGTTGCCGAAACATCTTTTGGGACATTCGCCAAAATTGATAAGTTACCTAGTAAGAACTCAAAAGATAAATCATACATTCCATCAGGTGATATTGAATACGTTGAACCAAATTGGGTAGTTTATAAGCTGGATTTCTTTGATCCGGTCTTTCCGATGAAGGATGAGTATTTCCGCGAGCAGTGGGGGCTGGATTATATTGGTTATACTAAATTAGCAGCTAAGCAAAACTCCAAAAAAATTAAAGTTGCTGTTATTGATACAGGCGTTGATTACAGACATGAGGACTTGCAAGGGCAGATTTTGATCAATGAAGCTGAAGCTAATGGAGAGCCTGATGTGGATGACGATGGAAACGGTCACGTTGACGATATTTATGGATTTGATTTTGAGAACGACGATGGTGACCCGATGGATGATAATGCACACGGCACTCATTGCGCGGGAGTGATTGCTGCCAGACATAACAGCACCGGGATTGCGGGCCTTCTTCCCGAAGGACAAATTCTACCGATAAAAATCTTGAACGCTCAAGGTCGTTCAACTGTTTTTGCGGTCGTAAAAGCGATAGACTATGCTATCTCTCGTGGAGTGCATATCATTTCTAACTCTTATGGTTCGCCTGAATATTCAAGGGCCGAAGAGCAAGCAATTAAACGTGCTGATGCGAGAGGAATTGTTTTTGTAGCAGCGGCTGGAAATGAGGATTCTGATAATGACTCTGTTCCGGTTTATCCCGCTAATTACGACGTACCAAATATTATCTCCGTTGGTGCAATCGATGATGTCGGAAAGATTACTGACTTCAGTAATTATGGACGAACGACTGTCGATATTCTGGCCCCAGGGTATGAGATTTTATCAACAATCCCGAATCATAAATACACAAAAATGAATGGAACCTCGATGGCTACACCTTTAGTCGCCGGAATGGCGGGGTTGCTGCTTGATAAAAATATGACTTTAAGTCCGGCTGAAGTAAGAAAAGCAATTATCGATGGCGGAGTTAGCTGGGGACGTCCAGCTCAGGCCAATGAAGGGCGCTCAATTGGTGGAATTGCCAATATCGGGTACTCACTAAATAGTGTAAAAAGCGCATACTTTTCACTTGAAGGTTCGGTGGCCCATTCGTCTTCAGAAGCCTCTTTGGAAGTTTCTTATAAACTGAAAGTAGAGAACGCCACGCTTAATGCAAATGATCTTCAGTTGGTGGCCAAATACATTAAAGGTAACACACAGGTAGAAGAATACTTTGATGTTGGTCCGGGAGCTTTAACTGATACTGGTGGAGGTATCTTGCTGGAAGATTTCACCAACGAAGAAATCTTTGATCCAAATTTTAATCCAGATATCAATATCGAAATTTACTATAAACACCGCAAATTGGCGGAGAAAAAGCTAAATGTCAGAGGAAAGACATCGAGTCTTAGGATGATAATGCTTGAGTCTTCCTTAGAAAAAGCTACTGCTAAAGTGTTGATTAAGTATGGTGCGCATGAAAATGCGGAACTTAAAATTCAGCCAGGGCCAAATTATGAGTCGTATGAAATTGAAAGCGACGATGTCACAAATGGAAGCCGCAATTTAGTTGTCATTTTTAAAGGCCTGAATAAGAAAGCGTTTACAGCTAGCCAAATTTTCTTTGAGTCGATTCTCATTAAAGAAAGTGAAATTGTAGGAGCAAGTAAGGTGCAGTTAGTTTTCAGTTCGATACAAGATGTCTCGTTTGAGTACATTCGAGTAAGTTATGCTTATGGGACCGTTGGTTTCAAGTATGTAGTGTATGTTCCAGAGTCTTTGGATGGCGCTCATGTTAAAATAGACGTTTTCAACGAAAAGACATCGGGGTTAATTTATTCGGGTAGTGGCTTTGCCAATAATGTAGGGCTGACTTTTGTAACAGATACCGAGAATTTTGGAATTGATGGATGGCAATTCGTTGGAAGGAAGTGGTTTGGAGTTAATGATCCAATCAACTTGATTGTCAAAACGTACGTAGATAGTAGATTAATAAAAACTGAAAAATATCCTTTTCCTTCGATTAGTCTGGATAATCTGACGGTTGATCATGCAATCACTTATTTTAGACATTTAGTCCAAGGGAGATTTGATCTGGATAGTGAATTAAGAGAAAAGAGAATGACTAATATGACCTCAATCTTAGCTAAACTAAATGATGAAGAGGTTAAGAGTTATGTTGCCCAAAAGTTAAACCCATACGATGGAGACTCTGAGGGAACGATTCTAGGTAAATTAATTCTGGATAAATTCAATACTTCAAATAAAGAACCCTATAAAAAATTAGGGGAAGCTTTAGAAGGGGCAGCTTCAAACTTTTCGATATTTAAACGTTCGGCTTACAAGAAGTTAATTAAAGAGTTGAAAGAATAA
- a CDS encoding DUF2799 domain-containing protein, with product MSLRLSVLLFISLSALYSCSTISKKDCFKDMKELGLLQGRQGSPVKYTDDLRNVCMGRNPSIDLEAYEKGFYQGWMEYCLPNRAFEMGKRSDRYFSFCPAERESMFREKYLIGKHVFELKDEEEELKERLEELKPTITTNSADSDEYHKIQKGLEKLRSEIQALEIEGAKNTFKFR from the coding sequence ATGTCTCTACGCTTATCTGTGCTGCTTTTTATTTCTCTTTCTGCTCTGTACTCATGTTCAACTATCAGTAAAAAAGACTGTTTCAAAGACATGAAAGAGCTCGGCCTTCTTCAAGGGCGACAAGGCTCTCCAGTTAAATACACAGACGACCTTAGAAACGTATGTATGGGAAGAAACCCAAGCATTGATCTTGAAGCTTATGAAAAAGGATTTTACCAGGGATGGATGGAGTACTGTCTTCCCAACCGCGCTTTTGAAATGGGGAAACGCTCTGATCGCTACTTCAGTTTCTGTCCGGCCGAACGCGAGAGCATGTTCAGAGAAAAATACCTTATTGGAAAACACGTCTTTGAATTAAAAGATGAAGAAGAAGAATTAAAAGAGCGTCTGGAAGAATTGAAGCCAACAATCACGACGAACTCTGCCGACAGCGACGAGTACCACAAAATTCAAAAAGGACTGGAAAAACTAAGAAGTGAAATCCAGGCCCTGGAAATTGAAGGTGCTAAAAATACATTTAAATTCCGTTAA
- a CDS encoding class I SAM-dependent rRNA methyltransferase — protein MTKTPLVNVPDSAIPEIQLIRDVNKHLLRGHRWIFADCFDGKTPTGLAVLKSRKDSVAIGLVQADTQLRFRLLCLCEEPYVRMNNLNHTVLAWSEIQLQRAMALRQGFRSEATNSFRLVNGEGDGMPGLIIDVYDHTAVIKHDHPVMERFYNHAGIAQRLQEEMPFIKNVYYKRRNDEEVKGMDIVGALQPEVLFKENGSFFASNIRDAAKTGFFLDQRDNRKLISQFSKNKSVLNLFSYTGGFSIFAAHGGASEVTSVDIAKAAIEASNRNFEVNDLKVKHNAIADDAFLFIDEQIKNKQKWDLVITDPPSFAPNQKAVETATAAYTKVFANSLKLVKGNGLFAASSCSSHISTDKFLDICRESFSKTRKKGTLVYLGGQPFDHPYPLAMDELRYLKFALFRVD, from the coding sequence GTGACTAAGACTCCTTTAGTGAATGTTCCAGACAGTGCCATCCCTGAAATTCAACTGATCCGCGATGTGAATAAACACCTTCTGCGTGGACACAGATGGATCTTTGCTGACTGCTTTGATGGAAAAACTCCAACAGGGCTCGCGGTTTTAAAATCGCGCAAAGACTCGGTCGCCATCGGTCTGGTTCAGGCCGACACTCAACTTCGCTTTAGACTTCTGTGTTTATGTGAAGAGCCTTATGTCCGCATGAATAATTTAAACCACACAGTCCTTGCATGGAGTGAAATCCAGCTGCAAAGAGCGATGGCCCTTCGCCAGGGCTTTAGAAGTGAAGCTACTAATAGTTTTCGTCTGGTCAACGGAGAAGGTGACGGGATGCCGGGATTGATCATCGACGTTTATGATCACACTGCAGTTATCAAGCACGATCACCCGGTGATGGAGCGTTTTTATAATCATGCAGGAATCGCGCAGCGCCTGCAGGAAGAAATGCCTTTTATCAAAAATGTTTATTACAAAAGAAGAAATGATGAAGAAGTGAAGGGGATGGATATTGTCGGTGCCCTTCAGCCGGAAGTACTTTTTAAAGAAAATGGAAGTTTTTTTGCCAGCAATATTAGAGATGCTGCTAAGACCGGATTCTTTTTAGACCAAAGAGATAACCGCAAACTGATTTCTCAGTTTTCAAAAAATAAAAGCGTTTTAAATCTCTTCAGCTACACTGGTGGATTCTCCATTTTTGCCGCTCACGGTGGGGCCAGTGAAGTCACGAGTGTGGATATCGCCAAAGCAGCGATTGAAGCTTCTAATAGAAATTTTGAAGTTAACGATCTTAAAGTTAAGCACAATGCGATCGCTGATGATGCTTTCTTATTTATTGATGAGCAGATTAAAAACAAGCAGAAGTGGGATTTAGTTATTACAGACCCGCCAAGTTTTGCTCCCAACCAAAAAGCAGTGGAGACGGCAACAGCCGCTTACACTAAAGTTTTTGCTAACTCTCTCAAGCTGGTTAAAGGCAATGGACTTTTTGCTGCCAGTTCTTGTTCAAGCCATATCAGCACCGATAAATTTCTCGATATCTGTCGCGAGTCTTTTTCGAAGACTAGAAAAAAAGGGACACTAGTTTATCTAGGCGGACAGCCTTTTGATCATCCTTACCCGCTGGCAATGGATGAACTTCGTTATTTGAAGTTTGCTCTTTTTAGAGTGGATTAG
- a CDS encoding protein-glutamine glutaminase family protein: MRKLCAGLFVICYFVLNAVVHGATIEIEGRALDCPKDSAGVFVCQKDAEKILVVDTGYGFSAVTKSGSKYPIVKLVDKVSDGTRVLFEASDYLRSKAPDSKAKRISDTKAVISSLKGVKHPLALELVADAKEYLKNNKGGEKELNLTIGNEKEAYQCRMGETRKLSQAETKLDELYGNVKCEYYSCQKPGSDEKVLAFLPTDNSFQGPSVLKMKEGQAQLVVGDFKATGKDGVTYLEEQKSTGDEELYDPRLLKADIDPSLMVPSKYEASKSSFNYLTNLNENNFTADAEGLCSSNDIKDLFSLQKKIGKEMRDHLSEAELVEYLKMVDGSISSYYVDKKKGQSLGCLYQGKIVDNSVIQNFDHLKDISIPKPVTKYLTEEEVQKLFTDAKNMKDIPFGYKYDGCYARAHIMSRRFEQMGIAAQKVWIKGDLKVPGTDIEWNYHVAPVVEVKKKDGTIEKYVIDPSLTEKAVTVDQWVAKMDRGYKGPIMKTTYPFPLNGGSFDRTVVAISSSEPFAPMDMPITEEQKMGHATQVLKEFSEVLASRGK, encoded by the coding sequence ATGAGAAAGCTTTGCGCTGGTTTGTTTGTCATTTGTTATTTCGTTTTGAATGCTGTTGTTCATGGAGCGACAATTGAAATCGAAGGACGAGCACTTGATTGCCCGAAAGATTCAGCAGGTGTTTTTGTTTGCCAGAAAGATGCTGAAAAGATTCTGGTAGTCGATACTGGTTATGGATTTTCTGCGGTTACTAAAAGTGGCAGTAAATATCCCATTGTTAAATTAGTCGATAAAGTTTCAGATGGAACGCGAGTTTTGTTTGAAGCGTCTGATTACTTAAGATCAAAAGCTCCTGATTCAAAGGCCAAAAGAATCAGCGATACTAAAGCTGTTATCTCATCGCTTAAAGGCGTGAAGCATCCTCTGGCACTAGAGCTAGTAGCTGATGCAAAAGAATACCTAAAAAATAATAAGGGTGGGGAAAAAGAACTTAACCTGACGATTGGTAATGAGAAGGAAGCTTACCAGTGCCGTATGGGAGAGACGAGAAAACTCTCTCAAGCAGAAACAAAACTTGATGAATTATACGGCAATGTGAAATGTGAGTATTACTCATGCCAGAAACCTGGATCAGATGAAAAAGTCCTGGCCTTCCTGCCAACAGATAATTCTTTTCAAGGCCCTTCTGTCTTAAAGATGAAAGAAGGCCAGGCGCAGCTAGTGGTCGGCGACTTTAAGGCCACTGGAAAAGATGGAGTGACTTATCTAGAAGAGCAAAAGAGTACAGGGGATGAGGAGCTTTACGATCCACGTCTTTTAAAAGCGGATATTGATCCATCTTTAATGGTTCCTTCAAAGTATGAAGCGAGTAAGTCGAGTTTTAACTACCTGACAAACCTGAATGAAAATAATTTTACGGCCGATGCTGAAGGGCTCTGCAGTAGCAACGACATCAAAGACCTCTTTTCTCTTCAAAAGAAAATTGGAAAAGAGATGAGAGATCATCTCTCTGAAGCCGAGCTGGTGGAATACTTAAAAATGGTTGACGGGAGTATAAGCTCTTATTACGTCGATAAGAAAAAAGGGCAGTCTCTTGGGTGTTTATATCAAGGGAAAATTGTCGATAACAGCGTTATTCAAAATTTTGATCACCTAAAAGATATCTCGATTCCAAAACCAGTTACAAAGTATCTCACTGAAGAAGAAGTGCAAAAACTTTTCACTGACGCCAAAAATATGAAAGATATTCCTTTCGGCTACAAATACGATGGTTGTTACGCCCGCGCACACATCATGTCTCGCCGATTTGAACAAATGGGAATTGCCGCTCAAAAAGTCTGGATTAAAGGGGATTTAAAAGTTCCAGGGACAGACATTGAGTGGAACTATCACGTTGCTCCAGTTGTCGAAGTTAAAAAGAAAGATGGGACAATTGAAAAGTATGTTATCGATCCTTCGTTAACCGAGAAGGCCGTGACTGTTGATCAATGGGTTGCCAAAATGGATAGAGGCTATAAAGGTCCGATTATGAAAACGACTTATCCTTTTCCTTTAAATGGTGGAAGTTTTGATCGCACAGTTGTGGCGATCTCATCAAGTGAACCCTTTGCGCCAATGGATATGCCTATTACAGAAGAGCAAAAAATGGGGCATGCGACTCAAGTCTTAAAAGAATTTTCTGAAGTTTTAGCGAGTAGAGGTAAATAA